A window of the Bacillota bacterium genome harbors these coding sequences:
- a CDS encoding S8 family serine peptidase, giving the protein MRKKIIAILLVACIFILTVSAVTYGSNHYERKIIVFNDNIKPDVQNVLVAKYGYRLKYLHLINATVALLPSEAQEALAKTSGVIGVEDDAKVYTSSLPTIAKTKSTQILPWGINRINADLAWRVSIGSGVRVAVIDTGIDLTHPDLMANVKGGFNAINRKESINDDNGHGTHVAGVIAAVDNDIGVIGVAPEANLYAVKVLDKTGTGRISDAIEGIQWSVDNHMQVVNMSFGTTSYSRALDKAIKEA; this is encoded by the coding sequence GTGCGAAAGAAGATAATAGCCATTCTCTTAGTTGCTTGTATTTTTATATTGACTGTCTCGGCAGTAACTTACGGTAGCAACCACTACGAGAGAAAGATCATAGTATTTAATGACAACATAAAGCCAGATGTGCAAAATGTTTTAGTAGCCAAATATGGATACCGCTTAAAGTATCTGCACTTAATAAATGCTACGGTTGCATTATTGCCATCAGAAGCCCAGGAAGCCTTGGCTAAGACTTCTGGTGTTATTGGGGTTGAAGACGATGCAAAGGTCTATACATCATCTTTACCAACTATAGCTAAGACAAAATCAACCCAAATCCTACCCTGGGGCATAAACAGGATTAATGCAGATCTTGCATGGAGGGTGTCGATAGGTTCCGGAGTTAGAGTTGCAGTTATCGACACCGGCATCGATCTTACTCATCCCGACTTAATGGCAAATGTAAAAGGTGGCTTTAACGCAATTAACCGTAAGGAAAGTATAAATGATGATAATGGGCACGGAACCCATGTTGCTGGTGTTATAGCTGCAGTAGATAATGATATTGGTGTTATTGGGGTAGCACCAGAAGCGAATCTTTATGCAGTAAAAGTGTTAGATAAAACTGGAACAGGCAGAATCTCTGATGCAATTGAGGGTATCCAGTGGTCGGTAGACAACCACATGCAGGTTGTAAATATGAGCTTTGGAACAACTTCCTACAGTAGAGCTTTAGACAAAGCCATAAAGGAGGCATAA